TACTTCTAAGGCTTTCTGTGACTCTTTCAgtctctctgttgcaacctgctgataactctctgtgacactctaagctcagtggccacttccctctgagaacatcctgcttgaagcctctcaATGGTGAGGtaatgttgatcaattgttaggtgtcttggtctcatgatgtcaaactgtgaacagcatgatgaggaggactgtttaaataccaattctaattgaaccaggaaatgtattgggtgattcacggatcaaacacctgttgtgaattttgctgttaagctccttgaTAGAGatcagcaagttgtgcaaaaagtactaaaACACTGAACagctggacatgtgcattcaaaggtTTAGAgagggtcacattaagttcacctgtaaaggttagagcgcattttaggttcatcctaaaatttcacccacaagccaaatatccctaaccttTTGTGAGTAGTgattttagcccccttaggggatttaaagggtttctaccactagaaatactgttatgtagctgacattagcgatgcgcccatgtcagcactacataacagtatgttttttacctttcCCCCTGCAGCCATTTTGgaaaaataagcacttttataatatgctaatgagcctctaggtgctatgtgggcgtagattcagcacctagaggctccgtctactcaagctttatcccgcccaggtcccctgttctgtccgccccgctcctcttgattgatgtggcGGTTCGCAGCATCGTTGACGAAATCCCGCGTCTGCaccattcacttctgtattcggcgcaggcgcagtgagtgaattatgcgctcctggtgccgaattcctcactgcgcctgcgccgactacgtcacagtgaggaagccggcaccaggagagcggccttcactcactgcgcatgcgccgaagacagaagtgaacggcgaaggcgcgggatttcgtcaaTGATGCTGCGAACTgtcacatcaatcaagaggagcggggcgggcagaacaggggacctgggtgggataaagggtgagtagacggagcctctaggtgctgattctacgcccacatagcacctagaggctcattagcatattataaaagtgcttatttttccaaaatggctgcagggagaaaggtaaaaaacatactgttatgtagtgctgacattagcgcatcgccatgtcagtcagctacataacggtatttcCGGTGGTAGCAAGCAATCTTCTGATCgcttataccatagactgcaacagAATAGGACTGCACTCTGCAGCTGTAGTTCAGAACTGACTGCGCACATGGATGACTATCTCCAGAATGAATAGTCGCAGCTTCACTACACAGTCCCCGCAGCTGATGTACAGTAACCCGATCTGGACCCTGTAATGTTGTAAGCACATGGTGCTCGTATACACACACTAATGCCCGTTGCTATGGCGACCTCCTTCCTGACAGCCAGCATTCCGTACGGCGAGTTCGTCCCAGCATGCCTGGCGGCTAGTAGCGCTGGAGCTCGCTGATTGGCTGCCTGTAATGCGCGCACCTGACTTGATATTCTAGTCACTTTGCGCTGCCTTCCCTCTCACTAAAGACGTATTAGGAAGGTAACGTCCCTTTAAGCGGTCTCCCCATAGGCGGCTGCCGCTCTATAACGGTAAGCTGGACCCGGAAGCGCGACTCACTTCCGCCTCTCATAACCGGACCAACCGGTTTCTACGCGTCAGACAAACCCTGCCTGTGAGGCCCCGCCCCCGTGCCCAGTGTTCGCTGGAGATTGGCTCGTCTTACTATTTATCACTTCCAGCACGTACTTTTCGCTCTTTTTCTCGGCCAATCATAGGGCTCGCCCGTCCTGTCCTATTCGGAGGCTTTCGGGATTGGCTCACGTGAAACATGAGCAAGTTCGAGTGACCCTTGGGTGAGAGTGAATGAAATGTGCGGGCTGCTGGGAGCAGCGAAGTGCGGGGCAGCCGCGGGGGCTCGGTAAGGGGGAAGCGGTTGAACACGGAGAGAGCCCGGCCGGGATTCGGGTGACTGAATACTGCATTGCCAGGTGTTGGCCTCCACCGATACAATCATGCCTAGTGTAACAGCCCGGGCTCCCCtggccctgctgctgatcgctGCTCTGGTTCCGCTTGCGGTGGTAGAAGCTGCTTTGGGTGACAAGGTGATTTGGGCTGTCAATGCTGGGGGCGAGGCCCATGTGGACGTGCACGGCATCCACTACCGGAAGGACCCGCTGGAGGGCAGAGTGGGCAGAGGTGAGTAGATGGGCGAAAGGTGCCCAGTCCTTAGTGTTCGGGCAGCACTTTGCCAGCGAGGCAAGTGGAAGTCCTGTGTGCACAACATATGGGACTTGTCCTACAGTGTGTTAGCCTGGATGTGCACCCAAAAGTCACCTATAGGAATGATTTACTAGGAGATCCTGGCTGCAGAAGGTGCTGTCAGTACCCATGGTGGGCATTGACTAGATGTGGAACATGTGCCAGAGATGCCAGCTGCCCCTGTCTCTTCATAGTGTATGATcttagcctctttcacacgttcgTGAAACGCGGATCCTTCACGGATCGTGTTACAGATGCCATCacggatgtgtgaaagaggcctcatggCACCTGTGATAGTAGATCAGTAACTCTTTCACGCAGAGTTGGCACTGTCAGGTGCAGGCTCCATGGTTTTGAAGGCCGTGCAGATTGAATGAGAGAGTACATTACAGCTGAAGTCCTTTTTTCCTCTTTCCCTAATCAGCATCAGATTATGGATTGAAGCTGCCAATTCTCCGCTCCGCCCCAGAGGATCAGATTCTATACCAGACCGAGAGGTACAATGAAGACACCTTTGGGTACGAGATCCCTATCCGAGAAGAAGGGGAATATGTCCTAGTGCTGAAATTTGCAGAGGTGTACTTTGCGCAGTCGCAACAGAAGGTAAGGGTGTCGTGTTCCTTGCTGTCTCCTCCCATTCTAGCTTGTGTCCCGTGAGATTGTAGCAGATGGCCTGCAGCCCGTGGAGGTGAGTGACACTGACGGCTCATATTTCTGCTTCCCTCAGGTGTTTGACGTACGTGTAAATGGACATAATGTGGTAAAAGATCTGGATATATTTGACCGTGTAGGACACAGCACAGCCCATGATGAGATCATCCTCGTGGTCATCAAGAAGGGGAAACTTACTGTGCAAGGAGAAGTGTCCACCTTTACAGGGAAGCTCAATGTGGAGTTTGTAAAGGTAACCTTTGAAGTCATGACAGATCCTGATCGGTTTTAGGACATGTTCACACAGTAGAAAGCTGTTGGTGTGAATTTCACACTGCAATGCATATTATTTTTGATAGATATATAATCagtgacatgaaaaattaaaaatatcaccccaaattttttcaacatacccgtatttttcgccccataagacgcatctaggtttttAAAGAGGGAAAataagatttatattttttatttattttgaaccaaaaggtgggttttgaactaatggtgatctgtgggtggcactgttatgggaagggcgatctgtggatggcactgctatatatatgtcatccacagatttcccccacccccccacccctcccaatATACAGggcccgctcacagcagtcttcgtATCTAAACTGTAGTAATACTTAACCTCTTGGTAACGTTAGCTAAAGTAGCGCTATCCCATGTACTAATACTTACTATAAAACTCTCGTAGCATACAGGGCGGCAGGCAGCGTAACGCCACTCACCTGCTcagcctgcttcattaataaagtgggaggagcaggcgcgtgacgtgagTGGCGTTACGCTGCTGGCCGCCCTCCATGTTATGGTAGTTTGATAGTAAGTACTAGTACACGGGATAGCACTACTTTAACTAACGTTACTAAGAGGTTAAGGACTGTTTAGTTATGAAGTCTGCTGTGAGCGgcagggcccggtgtaagagtacagtgactgcatcgggccccgctgcgATTCCAACAGCAGTTGCCAGCCTCCAGCCCCTCCGATACATCGCCTCGCTGTGCAGCATCAcagccggcgatgtatcagtgttgtTAGCATAGCAAAAAaggcagcatttgccccataagacgtactgccttccttccctccccccacACTTTTGTGGGGAGGAAGTGCGTCTTATGAGGCGAAAAATACGTTAAATGCTTTAAACAATAGGTTACTCTTTGATGACCCTAGAGTTGTCCAAAATATAGTCAGCGACTGAAGTGTTTGTTGCATCAGTAGATTGTCTTGTAGCTGTTTATGCCCCTTAGCTAATGTATCATtattgaaaaattataattttatttttttggcctataagataattattattttcttttcaggGATATTACGATAATCCCAAAGTTTGTGCTCTGTACCTTATGAAAGGAACAGTAGACGGTGAGTCATGGGAACAACTTGAATACCTGGTCTGTagtttatattattttatgcTTTGCATACAGTTTAGTCTTGCTTCacatctccggcaggctgttccggacgTCTCCAGATCTGGCActgccattaactataatgggggtccggcagagatccggctgctatgtggcagagaatcagccgGACAGAAACctctgcatgctgtggtttgtgtccaGCCGATTCCTGGCATTCTTTGATGGAACTGGGTACCAGATCAGAATGCCTTAGCCTATGTTTGTATGTCTCTGTACATGCAGTGTACTGCAGCGGGACCTGACACTGTGCCAAGTTGGGTTTGGCACTGTGACCGTCTAGTTTATAGGAGTACTTTGCCTAACAGAAGAGTTTAGGATAGGGTTGGGCAATAAACCGGTATTAAGAAATGGAGCTATCGCcatttcttagggtactttcacacaagcgtcgCTGGATTCTGACAGGCAGTTCCatctggcaatctgtatgcaaacggataccatttgtagactgcTCCGGGTGCAGATTCGTCTcataaatgtattgcaataccagatccgtctctccggttgtcatctgggaaaaacggatctggtatctatctttttcacatttttaaaggtctgcccaTGCGCAGACCTCAAAACCGGATACGTTTTTCCAGAaaacttggggccggatccggcattaatgcatttcaatgtaaaataatgccagatccggcattccagtaagtgttccggaattttggactgagaaaataccacagcatgctgcggtattttctccgtccaaaaaccgtacagtgactgaactgaagacatcctgatgcatgctgaacggattactctccattcagaatgcattaggagaaaactgatctgttttttttttttccggttttgAGCCCCTAGAAGGAACTCATCACCGGAAAAGaaatacgctagtgtgaaagtacccttaattgcTGCAGTATTTTAGTGACGTTATAGGGGGGCAGACACACGTCACAGTGCTGAATGCCTCTAAAACGTCCGGCGCACATTacagccggcacagtggagaaggagagagtcCCTCCCCACTGATTCGGCTGCCGCTGCGTCACAAATGAGAATTGCCCTCAATTCAAATATAGTCTGCGGGTGCTAGCTAtatcacatacccggcacccGGTCTCAATGACAGGAAGTGCTGATCCTGCGAACCAAGGCAATTTACCCCTCAAAtgtggcacctaaggggttaattggcaCGGTTCGGCAGGATCCCTGTCATTGAGACCGAGTGCCAGCTGTGTCATATAGCTGGGAACTGCAGTCTATATTTGTATTATGAGGTTAATTACATTGGTGCAGTGCAGTGAATAAACACATTGTTAAATCACCTGGTTGAGGAGAGAGCAagcacagccttcccttcattgttcgCCGTCGCAACAGCacaggtgagcaggtgtaattacacctaagcctccccattcgcttcaatgggatggctcgtGCATATACGGTTTAATAGGAacgagccatcccatagaagtgaatcgtacggcttcttgtaattacacctgctcaccgctgtgatgtaaacaatgaagggaagcctgccctagctgatcagtgggggtgccgggcCCCCTAAATACCCCAGCAGAGCTTATAATGTTACGTGACCAGGAGGTGGCCCCTACCTAATAGACTATAACCGATGTCCATATGGTGCTGTCAGTTTTTAAGAATAATTATGAAAGGTAACATTTACTTCattaatgtacttttttttttttttttttttttttctccctttaaaAATCCTTAGAAGTCCCAAAGCTGCAGCCTCACCCTGGTCTagaaaagaaagaagaggaggaagaagatgaagaGGAGGAAAGCCCTAGTACAAGGAGGAATGCCAAGAAAAGTGTGCAGTCTGGTCCTCGCACCCCTAACCCATATGCCTCAGACAACAGCAGCCTCATGTTTCCAATTCTGGTGGCCTTTGGAGTGTTTATCCCCACACTCTTCTGCTTGTGCCGGCTATAGAAGGCCGGGTGCCAATCTTTTCTTTAACTTCCCCCCCATCCCCCCGATTtgctttagtttttgtttttctttttccctgGTAATTTTTCTGAATCTTTTGacaatgaagcagaaaatctcCTGGAAAGGAGATAGGTGGCCCTCTACGAGCAGCAAATCATTGCCTGACCGTTTCATGTTTACATGGTGAATGGATCTGGAGCTGCGGCCAGTGACATATCAGAACTATAAGGCTCGTGCTCCTGAAAGGTTTTAGACATCTATTACATGTATTGAGGAGAACTGGAGTAGAATGCAAGTGCTGCTAACTGATTTTCTGACCTGGAAGATCTATGGGACTATGGACATACAGCCTAGAGATTTGCACAGCGTTTTCCAGGGTACCATTTCTGCATtctctatatatttttatgtcaTTGGGTTCCAGCTCTCAAAATCCTTTAACAACTCCTCCTGCCAAACCTATGTGAGTGTGCTTGTGTGTGGTAGCAGGGGATTCAGTACTCTGTTGTGGCGTCTCCATGATAGTGACTATGAGCTATGTCTTTCTGCTATGCATACAATGGGGAATATTTGATTTGCAAGCTTATTGTTTTTAGGTATGGTTTTTTTATTTTGCGTGATTGATACCATGAAGTGACTCGCTTATAATTGCCTTTAGACACACTGTCCTGCcatttttaaaaggggttgttcccGACTACTGGGGCCCTTCTTGATCACTAGAGAGGTGAGTCTTAttcccctgtatgaatggtgcggCAAGTTGCACTTTTGCACCAACGTTCCATCCTTCTGTGGGACTGCAGGAGATGGAGTACAGCACTTGGTTAGCAGTCCCATGGAGCTGAAGTACGCACACTTGAGTGCTACGCCATTCAAACTGGGGAACACAGGACCCATGATGAGGTCAGACGGGACCTCACAGATCAGCTCCTAAAAgcaatcagcagatttgtacctatgagactgactgacctgttgtatgtatgcttggcagctgaagacatctgttaGAGATATAGAGaatttcaatatatgcaaatgagccactaggagcaacgagggtgttgccattacacctagaggctctgctttctctgcaactgccacgccctctccactgtgattgacagTCAGGCATGATAACTGCCTGGCCCTGCCAGTCAAAGTGGAGaaaggcgtggcagttgcagagaaagcagagccgctaggtttaaagaggacctttcaccggatTTCATTAATTGAGATaagtacctgtacttgcgggCTACCCCCCTTCtccctctgatgctgccaccctgcctgttatGTTAAAATAGCGCTCCTTCGCCACGCTGTCTTCCCccgtctcctccttctcccctggctgtagcgctgtccaattacAGTGCAGAGCATCATAGCCAGGGAGAAAATACGTTCCTGGCTGTTACCCTCTCCGatgcgattggacagtgctacagccaggggagaaggagactcccacaGACAAActgtgtctcctccccattgctccgatgctcagtatttgcATACTGAGGGGGGAAAATACCAGGGAAGACAGCGTGGCGT
This portion of the Bufo gargarizans isolate SCDJY-AF-19 chromosome 1, ASM1485885v1, whole genome shotgun sequence genome encodes:
- the MLEC gene encoding malectin, with translation MPSVTARAPLALLLIAALVPLAVVEAALGDKVIWAVNAGGEAHVDVHGIHYRKDPLEGRVGRASDYGLKLPILRSAPEDQILYQTERYNEDTFGYEIPIREEGEYVLVLKFAEVYFAQSQQKVFDVRVNGHNVVKDLDIFDRVGHSTAHDEIILVVIKKGKLTVQGEVSTFTGKLNVEFVKGYYDNPKVCALYLMKGTVDEVPKLQPHPGLEKKEEEEEDEEEESPSTRRNAKKSVQSGPRTPNPYASDNSSLMFPILVAFGVFIPTLFCLCRL